The window CGCGTTCAAGTAGCGGTCGAGCCTCCAAAGGTCTCCCAAGATCGTGCAGATTTAGCGCTACATTAGAAAGGCGGATGGCGACTTCAGGATGCTCTGGCCCGAGAGCGTGCTCGTGGATCGACAGCGCGCGTTCAAAAAACGACAGCGCTCTCTCATGCTTTCCCAGACTGCGGAAAGCCAAGCCGAGATTATTGAAACGCATCGCCAACTCTCGATGATCTTTGCCACGAACCTTTTCATCAATACCAATGGCTCGCACCAAGAGCGGCTCCGCACGGTGCGCGTCTCCGAGGTCCAGGAGAACGAGTGCCAGGTTTGAAAGTTGGATCGAAACGACGGGGTGGTCGGAGCCATGAGTAGCCTCATGGATGGAGAGCGCGCGTTCGAGGAGTGGTAGAGCTTCCGCAGCGTTGCCCAAGTCACGGAGTACAAGGGCAAGATTCATGAGCGCCACGGCAACCCGCGGACGGTCGAGTTCATCCGGCTCTTCCCTGACCTGCAACGCTTGCTCCAAGAATGGTTTAGCCTTTGCGGGATATCCCAACGTCCGATACGTCATACCCATATTCATCAGAAACGAAGAATACCCACGATCCCTCTGAGAGCTATTCCCCCATATCACCGCAGCTCGATCAAGGGCCTCCAATGCACCGCGTACGTCACCGATATCGTGACGAACGAGAGACACGTTGGAAAGCACCCTAGCCAACTGCTTTGAATCCGGGGGATGGACCAATGATGCAATGCCGAGAGCACGTTCAAAACTTTCTGATGCCCCCCGAGAATCGTCAAGTTCTCGCAGAGTAGCGCCCAATTCCATCAGATATTCGACAATCTCCTCGGAGTTTGAAGATTCGAGTTCCTCGGCTCGGCGTAGTACCGCGCGAGCCAACTCGGCCGCCGCCTGATACTGTCCCGCAGTACGCAGATAAACCGAGAGCTTGTCAGCAACTTGAATCCAGGCACGATGCTCTTCAGTATTATCAAGAATGCCCAACAAAGACTCGACATGAGGGCGTCTTGCTTCTGCTTCCGTGATTGCGACTCGCTTTATGGCATCATCGAGCCACCGGTAGACACATGTCCCAGCACGCTGGATAACGGACTTCGGCCACTCGGTGATACGGTCCCGCACACGCCATTGGACGAGCCTATGAAACGACAGTGCGCCACCTTCTGGGTTGACGCTGATCAGAGCCAAAGCCTCAAGAATCTCCAAAGCATCATGCCTGTCGAGTTCATCCTCCAGTTCGATCGCCTCGGTGATCCATGCGAGGGGTACGAACTCAGGTGCGAATAGTGCCGCCGCGTCCAACATTCGGCGTGCAATTTCATGTTCAGCGCACCGATCGAGTGAAACATCGAGGGCTGCGAAGACCCCCCGCGGGTAATCCACAGACCGTCGGGGATCATCCAACAGACGCAACGCGTGAGTAGTAAGGAGTTGCTCGTAACCACGCCATGTCATTCGCATCTGCGTTACCGCACGCACTGCAACGGTCACAGCCAAGGGCAAGCCACCAAGAGTGTGTACAAGCACGCGTGAACGTGCCTCTTGGTCGGCGAGCGCCAAAGTGGGTGTATTTGCGAGACGTGAGGCCAGTTCATGTGTTTCATCGTCATCGAGGGGATCAACTCGGACTGTGCATTCCGTTGGCGCTATCGTTCGATCACGAGCTAGTGCAAGAACCGCTACCGGGCCGCCCGGAAACCATGCGCTCCAGCCTTCAGTCTCCACGTTATCGAGCACGAGGAGAGTCCGACGCCCCTGATTTTGAAGTGCCAGACGTACCGCACTTGCTTGGTCATTGGCTGGTGCATCGCGTGGGACACGTGCCATCACATCTCGAACCCCCGAAGAGCCGATAATGCGCAGTGTGCCCGCAAGTCGAGCGAACGCATCGTCAGGCGCAGCGCTCGCATCCACCCACCAAAGGCCCCCCGGATACGCGTGCATGTAACGATAAGCGTATTCAAGAGCAATCGAGGTCTTACCTACACCACCCAGCCCGTAGAGGGTGCATTGGCCGGAAAGCAACTCAGCCGGAGGTTCCTCGACCAAGCGTCTGTGAATCGCGTGAAGAACCAACGAACGTCCAATGAACGATGGCGTCCTCCGGAGCAAGTTGTGTGGGGGCATAGAACCCGTCGTCGCAGGTGCAACGCTGCCGTAAGAGGGGAATCTTGACGCTGCTTCCGCAAGAACCGCATTGGCTGGATATTGCTGAGATGCAATCCGGACGAGAACGCCCAAGAGTTGTGCCTTCCGGGCCTCCTCCACTATCTCGTGCCAATAGTTTTGAGGGCTGCCTTGCAACGCGAGGCGGTCGGGACGCAAACCTGCGTCGGCTGCAACACGTCGTGCGGAGTCTGGACTATCAAAGAGACCTGCCAGTACGTCCCTCAATTGAGCAATGACGGCTGGAGTAACGTCGATGTGACTTTCCGGATTCATTGTTACGGGCTTGCTCGACCTTTCACCTCGATCATGTAACATTGAGCCAAGAGCGAACCAAAGAACTCACACCTGCTATCCAATCAGAGTGGGGGTTCGTCGCGTTGATTACAGGCGGTAGATCCATCCGATAACGGATGTGGTCAGCGCTTACGTGCAGTCCAGCGAGGTCGGCCCTGCGAATGATGCGGATATCAGAATCGCCAAGACGGTAAAGCCTTGGGGTAAAGGTGAGGGTCCACGCGGCCTGATAAGCAGGCCAATCCCGCATGCGTGCGTGATCGTAGTGGCTTCCAGCGTCATCACCATAGGAGTAGAGATCGTGCAGGAAACGCTCTTGCAGCGGATTCAAAGTGCCGGGTTCGGAGGTCTTCAACCGCCCGAGAATACGATCGACGAGACCAGGGATCGTGAGGCCGCCGTCGGCCGATGGGGTGAGACCGAAACTCAGGAGCATGATCTCAGCACCAGGAAGTTTTCCATGAAGTCCCACTGCCTCGACCTGAGCCAGGCTGTGAATCCAGTGCTTGGATTCGTTCAAGGTTGTGGTCTTCACCTCTGTTGCAACAGCCCCCCACACAAAGTCGGTTGCAGAGTGTTGGTAGCCACGCCATGAATCAATGACGGCTGAATAGAAGGGAGGGTGGTCCCGGACCGAGAGAAGTGCCCGGTCCAGCGTGAGGAGTTCTCCCATGAGGCCCAGGATGGACTCATCCGCAAGAATATTTCGGCGCAGAGCGAGTTCGATAAAAGGTTCGACAACCTCGAACGCCTGAGGCAGGGGAATCCCTTCTCCAAGGCCCGCACGCAGGAACTCAATAGCGATCAACGTCGCCACTGAAAGAAAGTGAGGGGCTGCAGGCAGAATGATGCGATTCGCCTCGAAAGGTGCCCCCTCCTGGCCTTGCCACGTTCCGTGTTCGATGTGACGGCGAACCACAGGAGAGCGGGGGCGAAGAGAAGGTCCCACAAGGAACAGTTCGTATCGATTCTGGCTATAGATCGCCACGCCGAGGAGTCGCTCAACGATCCAGAATGTCCGACGGACGCCGAAAGAAGGCTCCGGTTGCAGCACTTGCAGTGCCTCGCGAAGACTCTCGAACGTCCACGTCTGGCTCATGGATGGGTGGCCCCCCGGAGTGCCGCGATATGATCAGGCCCGCCATGAGGCAGCGCAAGCCCGAGCGCGACCATATCCACGGGCTTCTCAGGGTGACGGATCAGATGCACCAATACGAGCCCAGGGTGGGACCGTGGACGCCAGAGCGAGTCCTGGTGAAGGCGGGGAACGGGCTGTGAAGCATGCAGGTGATAGTCGAACAACTGGTCGCCGTAGTACTGTCCCTCTGTCCCTCTAGTTCCCCACAGGGTTTCCAGGACATGGGGGCGGATTGAGAGCCCTCGTCGCATCGTCTGAATGCCACGTTCAGCCAGTCGCGGATCTTGTGCGACGCCTTCGCTCCCAAAGCGCACCCCGACATAGAAACGAGGGCGAGTAGTTCGATGAGCGTCGATGTCGATCATGTGCCAGCTCAGGCCCGGTCTGTCTGTCGGGTAAAAGCCCCGTACATCGTGCTGACCGAGGAGTGCGTTCCAGAGCCGCAGATACGCGGCAATGGAGTAGGGGCACCCGCCAGGTTCAACAGCAGGAGCGCTCGGCTTCTTCCCAGGCGTTCTGAGAAGCGACACCCCGAGACCGAGTTGGACTTCCAATGAGCGCCATCGTGCGTAGACTTCATGCGTGGGATCTGGGTCGTGGTAGCTGTAACACAAGCCATCGAGGAGGTCGGCAACCTCGAACATTCCGATCGGCTCGCGAGTGATTAGACCGCGAACCGTACCGACGGGAGCTTCGATGACATCGACTTCATGACCGGTCAGGAACTGTACCACCAGATCCGTATTAGCTTGGATTAGAGCATCGTTCTCATGCTCGACGATGCGGATGGCAGGCGTAGGACCTGGATGCAGGGGAAGATGCCGCGTCTCTACCTTTGCGGTCGCGACGAACCGTTCGCCCGCGAGGACGAGAACACGATCCGGTGGCGTCGATACATCGCTTCGCCGTAGAATTTCTTGCTTCAACGCCTCATCATTCGCGTGGTAGCTGCGAAAGAGTGCCAGTTGATCCTCAAAAAGGAATACTCTACAGAATGGGAGGTGGGAACCACGATACCCAAACCAGCGCTGCATCTGCATCTGCGTGTCTGCGGCCGGTTCCCGGGAGGATCGGAGGAACAAGCTCGTTGAAAGTCCTTCGAGCGTCAGCCCCCGAGAGAGGATGTTCCCAGCGACAAAGATGCTGTAGATCTCGTGTGGGGGAAGGAATGTCCCAGAAGGTTCATCGACTCGTACAGGGGAAAAGACTGGGCGATCATCGGCGCGAGGATCGGAATTGAGAACGCGAAGTTTTGTATGTGGAAAGATCTCGGTTACAAGAAGTTCTCGGATAGCCTCCCAGGGAACTCCGGCCAACGAGGGATAGGTCCCTCCGGGAAGGGTTTGAAGTTCGCCAGACGTGAGATCGAACTGGTCCACCCACCCGCGCCACGCGGATTCCTCAGAACTCAGTCGGGCAACGAGTCCTTGGACGTCAAGGACGAACCTTCCTTCCTCCACTTCAGCAGGCTTGGTACGCGCTTCTTCACCGGGTTTCGCTGCCGACCAACGAGATATATCTTCTGCCCCCTGGAAGTGAAGATCCTTGAGAGCTGAAGGGTGATAGAGCATTACATGGGGATCGGGCAAAACTGCTCGCAGAGCCCCCTCTGACACGGGTGCAAGAGGCAGCGTCGAAAGCCGCCTTTTACCGAGATACAGGCGCAGTGCACCACCGATAAAGTAGGATCGAAGTGCGTCTCCCAGAAGATGCCAACGCTCCCGAGCTACTCGGGCGTCGTGCAGAGCAGCGGGTTCTCCTTGTCCTTGAACTGGATAGGGTCGGGTGCAGCAAAAGTCACCAGGGCGACCACGCAAACGCTCATAAAACGTGCGACCCCCCGTGTAATATCGGCGGATGCCAACTCGTTCAGTAAAGGTCAATTGTCTCGGAACAACCGCACCGACCTGATCAGGCGTTCTGAGAGCGAAAAAGAAGTCTCTCGGAGAGAGAGGATTATGGCTTGCCTGGAGAAGGTTTGCTTGAGGCGTCGCCGTGTACGCAACGTACACCGCCCGAAGTCGAGGATGCCACGTTACGTCAGGATTGCCAGGAATACTCCACAGTTCTTGGATAAACTTTGGAGTGACCTTATCCGTCGCCGCTGCGAGTACAGATGCATCATCGGCCTCATCGTCGAGAACAACGAGGTCGAGTGGGTGGCTTCGTGCATCAAGAAGAGCCGGGGAAAGAAGTTCCCGAAGCAACCGACCGAGTTCAAGCAGGTGAGCGTCTTCCTTAGGCACGACAAACAAACACGGGCGACCTTCTTGCAATGCCTTTTCAACTTGTCGGCGCTGGAACCTCAGGTACGCGCGCGTCTCCGCGCGGGCATCGGCGCTAAGAATGTCTTCCGGAGCAGGTACGAGTACGCGCTCTTTGTTGCGCCTCCAAGCAGTTTCTGGAGTGCTTCCGTCGAGTTGCGTTAGGAGTCGCTCGTAGGTTTGCAGCCAAAGGGCAATGCGTGTCCCTGCCAGAACAACGAGCAGGCCCACGCCTCGGTCCAGAAGCAGAGCTGACAGGCCCAACATGCTTGCAGTCTTGCCGGACTGTACAGATCCGACAACGACCCCGGTACGAATCCGGCTTGCAGGCCAGTTCTCTGATATTGCGTCTTTAGCCTGTGGAAGAACCTCACATGCAAGAGCGTGTGTGTCGTGCGTGAATGCCGCCTTTGCATCAGGGGTAAAGTTCCCGAACGCTTGCTCGATACGAGCCCACCACGAGTCTGGAACTGCTCCGTCGGCAACCGGTTTGGACACTTGTGGCTCGACCCGGTGCAGGAGTTCGATCCGGGATTGATCACTCATCCTTCGTCCTACTTGGCGAGCTTATGGAAGGTAGTGAGGCAGTTATACTTAAACCGCTGGTCCAAAACCGTTCCGAGTTTCGCCTCGTCAACCTCCATCGCCGAAAGCAGTTTGGTCACAACTTTTGCGACATACTGCCACTGAGTCTTGTTCTGAGTTTTGGCAGGACCAGGGAGCGTCTTCGTCAGTTCACGCAGCGTATCGGTTCTATCCAGAAGGCTTGAAGTTGCTTCGGCCACCACGACGAGGAATGCGGTGATCAGGCTCGCAACGACAGGCAGTTCCTCCCACTTGGAACCGATCCCCCTACGGTTACGGAACTTCGGGTCCCAGGCGTCAGCCGCATCGTTATGGGCGATGATAGCATCCTGCCAGATCTGAGAGAACGTCTTGAGTTGCGCAGTCGAGTAGAGAGGGTGGCCCTCACCTCGTGTGCTGATGTCCTCCAGCATGGCGTCGATCTGCATCGCCGTTGATGGAGTTGAGAGGTTGTCGTTCTGCTCGTTCGGTTTGTGGAACATCAGAGCAGTCGCCCAGCTCAGAACTTTGGTACGCTTGAAGCGCGAGGTTCCGAATCCGAGTTCGCCGAGAATCTTCCCCACCTCCGGATTCCTCTTCCGAAGTTCGGGAGGCATGAAGGGAACCATTGCATCGACCGATGCATCATCAGCTCGATCGCCGCTCAGCACGAGGAACAGCCTGGTCAATGCCAAGTGGTGGAAGCCCGCGTTCCGCAGTTCTTCTGCGTTCAGCTTTCTCCCCTGGCTATTGTAGAGGCTGAACACACGACGAATGTTTTGAAGGCTCGTCTTACTGTACAGGATTACGGGAATGAGGTAATTCGTAGCTTCCGATTCAAAAAGCTTCGAGATCTTGATCTTCTCTCCACCGATTTCGACAGTCTTGCTCTGGATCTCGGAATAGTACTTCCCCGAGAGAGGAGCGAGCGGATCACCCGCGTCATAACGCGCGAGACGGAACGGAAGGAAGTGTTCAGTCAGATCTCGTTGCGTAAAGCTATTCGCCTTCACGAACTTGCGGAAGTCAGTGTCAAAGAGTGAAAACCCTTCGCACTTCTTGGCGTGTGTTCGGCCCTCCGGATGACGACCAATGAATCGCAGGATAGAGGTCAGCCGCTGCTTGCCATCGACAATGTGCCAGATATCGTCGTCCTCACCCTGCATGAGAATTACTGACGGAAGCGGGATGCCTCGGAGAATAGAAGTAATGAGTTCTTGCGACTCCGCGAGAGACCACACGAAGTCTCTCTGGTAGGAGGGATTCAGGTCGAGAAGATTCTCGTCCGCATGGCCTCGGAACGACTTGATCTTCCACGCCTCCACCTTTGCAGAGATGCGCCCGAACGGTTGACGTGCCTGTGAACCTGCTTCATCCCAGTTCTCCCGCCATTGGGAGTTCGCTTCCTTGGTCTTTCCCTCCTCAAGCAATTCTTCAAACAGTTCCCGGTACTCGACCGCTCGCGACAAGCGCTGTTCCAGGTGGCTCAGACCGCGTTCATTGAGAACAACGGTGCCTCCAGGAGAGACCGTGAAGCACGGTTCAGCCAACTGATAGGAAAGTTCGCTGAACAGTTGTTGTGCCAACTTCGCAGCACTCTCATCGCCATTGAGCGGAGAATCCAGCCCGAGCCACGGCTGAACCATCACGACACGCATCAGCCAGTCATTCGACAGAAAGTCCACCTCCCCCGCCGAGAATGGCGCTGCCTTCTGAGACCCCTGATCAGTCTGGCCTTCCGGCAAGGTACCATCGCGCGAGAGTTCGGCCAGTTGGCTGGCCACCGCGCTGAAGTCCAGAGCTTCATCTGTTCCGATGGTCGCTTCAGTCGTCATTTCCTGTTCTCCATGGGGAGAAGGTACGTGCGATTGGGTGGGCAGAGCAAGGAAAACCCGAGGGTCATCCCCATACCGCCTTCCTGAACGCATGTAGATGAGTGTTTTGACCGGTCTTCTGCGCCGACCACGCGAACGCCGAATCCAAACAACCAGGGACAACCTGTCCCACCCTCAGCATGATGCCCGGTAATCTCATCCTGCCTCCAGTAGTTCGAGTGCAGTTACACGACCGACGAGCCGCTCCGCTATCTTCTCCACCAAGTCCGCATTCACAGCATTGCCGAGGGCGGCATACGCGCGATTCGGAATCTCAGGCAGGTGTTCAAGATCACCGAGTCCTTGCAACTTCGCGCATTCGTGAGGCGTTAGATAGCGCTTTTCCCAACCGACAATAGGGACCTGGGTAGTCGTCATCGCGATAAGAGATGGTGCGCTCGTAGGGCGCTTTACACGAACACCGGATGCACGAAACTGGATCAAGTAATCCCAGATCTGGCGCTCTTCACCCTTGCAGTTCCATTCCAACTTCTGGAGACAAGCAGGGAAGCGCCGGATCTTAGGGAGCCAGCGATCAATCCATTTCTTATGTTTAATATAGAGTTCGCGGTTATGCCGAATGAAGTTGACCTTCCAGGCGGGGTAAGGCCCTGGCTTGCGAGCATAAGAGGGCAGAGCGTTCAGACGTTGAGAACGGGTCAAGTTCCTCAGCGGAACTCCAAAGGCCCCCTTGAATTCACGCATCTCACTGGGCGAGTAGTCGTACAGTGTCCACCCTTCATAGGGGTACGTCGCTCCAAACTCCATCGCCCAGATTGGCCAAGATGGAAGCTCCTCTCCCTTCGGGAAAGCATCCAAAAACTTTTGCCATACCTTCAGACAGTCTTCGACCTGCTCTGGAATCCTCCGCGCATTCGGCGGCTCTTTATCAAGAAGTTTTGTGATATCAGGGTTGGCTTCGGACTCCTTTTCAGGCCAACTGAAGCCCTCCAGGTTCCTCAACTTACCGACGATGAAAAGTCGTTCCCGAACCTGTGGAATGCCGAAGTGGTGAGGAGAAAGCCGCTTCTCCTCCACCTTGTATTTCAGGTCTTCGAGTTGCTTTTTCATCTGCGCCCACGTCCCACCGTCTTTATGACGTTCGAGATGTGGAACATTCTCAAGCATGAAGAATTGAGGCCTCTTAACTCTCAGAATCCGAACGACGTGCCCGAACAGATCACCCCACGAGGGGCATTCGAAACCAAGCTGTTGTCCCGCTTTTGAAAACGGTTGACAGGGGAAGCCTGCGCAAAGGATTTCGTGGTCATGTACGGACTTCGCTACTACATCACGGATGTCCCCCAAAGGTTTAATATCGAAGTTCCGCTCATAGGTGGTTTGGAGCGTATCGTTAATTTCACACGCAAAAACACACTCATGACCGAGGCGGCGAAGAGCTAGGTGAAAACCGCCAAGGCCGGCGAACAGGTCGATGAATCGCATGGGGCAACTTCCGTGCCGATGACAGTGAGTAATGTTCTTGACCTCCCCTTTTGCTGGTTTCCGAGGGGTTGTCAAGCTTTTTTAGTCGCCGTGACTCCCGAAGCGGGGCTGCTTGGATGTCCAGTAAACAGATCGTAGACTGATGTTTACATATTGAACATTTGAGTACTGTGGGGCGCTTCTGATCCGGACTTTAAGCCGCGTCGTCCAAGCCCTGTTGGTCGTCAAGCAGGATCGGCGGCGGAGATGCGAGGGGTTCCGGCGTTTTTGGAAGGGGGTCCGTAGTGGGAGTCGGGACCGGCTCGTCGGCCTGGGGTGACACGGGCAGGACCTCCGGGGGAACGGTGTACGCGAGCTTCCGGACGGCCTCCCGGCGACGCGTGTCGAGGCAGTGCAGGTAAAGGGCGGTCGTGTTGATGTCACTGTGCCCCAGGAGCTCTGCCAGGATCGCAAGGTCGGTCCCGGCCAAGAGCGCCAAGGTGGCGAAGGTGTGCCGGAAGCTGTGGGGCGTCGCCTTCTTTGCGAGCTGCATGATTTCCCGCAGTCGCTGGATGCGGCGCTCGACCGTGCGGATCGAGATACGGGTCCCGCGAGAGGAGACGATGAGGGCCCGTTCTCCGGGAAGAGCGTGCTTGGGCCGCTCCTTGATCCAGTCGAGGAGGAGTAGGAGGGCCCGCTCGTTCAGAGGAATCTCTCGGGCCGTCCCGCCCTTCCCTTCGACCCGTAGAAGGGTCTCTGTCACCAAGTCCACCTGGTCGAGGTCGAGCTTCACGAGCTCGTGGACGCGGAGGCCCGCCTGGGAGAGCAGGGCCAGGATCGCA is drawn from Candidatus Hydrogenedentota bacterium and contains these coding sequences:
- a CDS encoding tetratricopeptide repeat protein; its protein translation is MNPESHIDVTPAVIAQLRDVLAGLFDSPDSARRVAADAGLRPDRLALQGSPQNYWHEIVEEARKAQLLGVLVRIASQQYPANAVLAEAASRFPSYGSVAPATTGSMPPHNLLRRTPSFIGRSLVLHAIHRRLVEEPPAELLSGQCTLYGLGGVGKTSIALEYAYRYMHAYPGGLWWVDASAAPDDAFARLAGTLRIIGSSGVRDVMARVPRDAPANDQASAVRLALQNQGRRTLLVLDNVETEGWSAWFPGGPVAVLALARDRTIAPTECTVRVDPLDDDETHELASRLANTPTLALADQEARSRVLVHTLGGLPLAVTVAVRAVTQMRMTWRGYEQLLTTHALRLLDDPRRSVDYPRGVFAALDVSLDRCAEHEIARRMLDAAALFAPEFVPLAWITEAIELEDELDRHDALEILEALALISVNPEGGALSFHRLVQWRVRDRITEWPKSVIQRAGTCVYRWLDDAIKRVAITEAEARRPHVESLLGILDNTEEHRAWIQVADKLSVYLRTAGQYQAAAELARAVLRRAEELESSNSEEIVEYLMELGATLRELDDSRGASESFERALGIASLVHPPDSKQLARVLSNVSLVRHDIGDVRGALEALDRAAVIWGNSSQRDRGYSSFLMNMGMTYRTLGYPAKAKPFLEQALQVREEPDELDRPRVAVALMNLALVLRDLGNAAEALPLLERALSIHEATHGSDHPVVSIQLSNLALVLLDLGDAHRAEPLLVRAIGIDEKVRGKDHRELAMRFNNLGLAFRSLGKHERALSFFERALSIHEHALGPEHPEVAIRLSNVALNLHDLGRPLEARPLLERALRIHENAFAEDHPNTALLVSNLGMVLSTLGEDEKARELYVRAINIRERLGQSHHPAVASPLSNLALIEKEFGFPERALPLLMRAIGLHEAAYGSDHLEGALLHDNLASVLLSLGRTEDACEALTRALTIRDKLFPPGDPHLLRLASKAAEFLPVEVPNAARPFLEKVRSIALQSLEQPSGCCIEDILMIVDAFYRAGELDEAERMVEQVFATQNELLQAGHPDSTYCFIHLAAFKYKRGDHSGAYKLLSRAYDEHVKVHGLKNESAISLESKLAVVLINNGDKAGALQFVRRASEKAIEVLGHEHPLLATLQELRVALPPGLNARQSRAGSVKHKQRRR
- a CDS encoding PD-(D/E)XK motif protein is translated as MSQTWTFESLREALQVLQPEPSFGVRRTFWIVERLLGVAIYSQNRYELFLVGPSLRPRSPVVRRHIEHGTWQGQEGAPFEANRIILPAAPHFLSVATLIAIEFLRAGLGEGIPLPQAFEVVEPFIELALRRNILADESILGLMGELLTLDRALLSVRDHPPFYSAVIDSWRGYQHSATDFVWGAVATEVKTTTLNESKHWIHSLAQVEAVGLHGKLPGAEIMLLSFGLTPSADGGLTIPGLVDRILGRLKTSEPGTLNPLQERFLHDLYSYGDDAGSHYDHARMRDWPAYQAAWTLTFTPRLYRLGDSDIRIIRRADLAGLHVSADHIRYRMDLPPVINATNPHSDWIAGVSSLVRSWLNVT
- a CDS encoding Z1 domain-containing protein translates to MSDQSRIELLHRVEPQVSKPVADGAVPDSWWARIEQAFGNFTPDAKAAFTHDTHALACEVLPQAKDAISENWPASRIRTGVVVGSVQSGKTASMLGLSALLLDRGVGLLVVLAGTRIALWLQTYERLLTQLDGSTPETAWRRNKERVLVPAPEDILSADARAETRAYLRFQRRQVEKALQEGRPCLFVVPKEDAHLLELGRLLRELLSPALLDARSHPLDLVVLDDEADDASVLAAATDKVTPKFIQELWSIPGNPDVTWHPRLRAVYVAYTATPQANLLQASHNPLSPRDFFFALRTPDQVGAVVPRQLTFTERVGIRRYYTGGRTFYERLRGRPGDFCCTRPYPVQGQGEPAALHDARVARERWHLLGDALRSYFIGGALRLYLGKRRLSTLPLAPVSEGALRAVLPDPHVMLYHPSALKDLHFQGAEDISRWSAAKPGEEARTKPAEVEEGRFVLDVQGLVARLSSEESAWRGWVDQFDLTSGELQTLPGGTYPSLAGVPWEAIRELLVTEIFPHTKLRVLNSDPRADDRPVFSPVRVDEPSGTFLPPHEIYSIFVAGNILSRGLTLEGLSTSLFLRSSREPAADTQMQMQRWFGYRGSHLPFCRVFLFEDQLALFRSYHANDEALKQEILRRSDVSTPPDRVLVLAGERFVATAKVETRHLPLHPGPTPAIRIVEHENDALIQANTDLVVQFLTGHEVDVIEAPVGTVRGLITREPIGMFEVADLLDGLCYSYHDPDPTHEVYARWRSLEVQLGLGVSLLRTPGKKPSAPAVEPGGCPYSIAAYLRLWNALLGQHDVRGFYPTDRPGLSWHMIDIDAHRTTRPRFYVGVRFGSEGVAQDPRLAERGIQTMRRGLSIRPHVLETLWGTRGTEGQYYGDQLFDYHLHASQPVPRLHQDSLWRPRSHPGLVLVHLIRHPEKPVDMVALGLALPHGGPDHIAALRGATHP
- a CDS encoding DUF262 domain-containing protein → MTTEATIGTDEALDFSAVASQLAELSRDGTLPEGQTDQGSQKAAPFSAGEVDFLSNDWLMRVVMVQPWLGLDSPLNGDESAAKLAQQLFSELSYQLAEPCFTVSPGGTVVLNERGLSHLEQRLSRAVEYRELFEELLEEGKTKEANSQWRENWDEAGSQARQPFGRISAKVEAWKIKSFRGHADENLLDLNPSYQRDFVWSLAESQELITSILRGIPLPSVILMQGEDDDIWHIVDGKQRLTSILRFIGRHPEGRTHAKKCEGFSLFDTDFRKFVKANSFTQRDLTEHFLPFRLARYDAGDPLAPLSGKYYSEIQSKTVEIGGEKIKISKLFESEATNYLIPVILYSKTSLQNIRRVFSLYNSQGRKLNAEELRNAGFHHLALTRLFLVLSGDRADDASVDAMVPFMPPELRKRNPEVGKILGELGFGTSRFKRTKVLSWATALMFHKPNEQNDNLSTPSTAMQIDAMLEDISTRGEGHPLYSTAQLKTFSQIWQDAIIAHNDAADAWDPKFRNRRGIGSKWEELPVVASLITAFLVVVAEATSSLLDRTDTLRELTKTLPGPAKTQNKTQWQYVAKVVTKLLSAMEVDEAKLGTVLDQRFKYNCLTTFHKLAK
- the dcm gene encoding DNA (cytosine-5-)-methyltransferase; the encoded protein is MRFIDLFAGLGGFHLALRRLGHECVFACEINDTLQTTYERNFDIKPLGDIRDVVAKSVHDHEILCAGFPCQPFSKAGQQLGFECPSWGDLFGHVVRILRVKRPQFFMLENVPHLERHKDGGTWAQMKKQLEDLKYKVEEKRLSPHHFGIPQVRERLFIVGKLRNLEGFSWPEKESEANPDITKLLDKEPPNARRIPEQVEDCLKVWQKFLDAFPKGEELPSWPIWAMEFGATYPYEGWTLYDYSPSEMREFKGAFGVPLRNLTRSQRLNALPSYARKPGPYPAWKVNFIRHNRELYIKHKKWIDRWLPKIRRFPACLQKLEWNCKGEERQIWDYLIQFRASGVRVKRPTSAPSLIAMTTTQVPIVGWEKRYLTPHECAKLQGLGDLEHLPEIPNRAYAALGNAVNADLVEKIAERLVGRVTALELLEAG
- a CDS encoding tyrosine-type recombinase/integrase, whose product is MQLPLTAFTMYLSSEACAPRTIQTYNAIIAAFDTSWQSRPGKGTTPTRTDVETFLGRSRKDGTPRAAATRNQELATLRVFSAFARRDLGWENDPTEKIPFVREPPRARTVLTADELQRSFHALSTGLRPQDRACNLAILALLSQAGLRVHELVKLDLDQVDLVTETLLRVEGKGGTAREIPLNERALLLLLDWIKERPKHALPGERALIVSSRGTRISIRTVERRIQRLREIMQLAKKATPHSFRHTFATLALLAGTDLAILAELLGHSDINTTALYLHCLDTRRREAVRKLAYTVPPEVLPVSPQADEPVPTPTTDPLPKTPEPLASPPPILLDDQQGLDDAA